Proteins encoded by one window of Agelaius phoeniceus isolate bAgePho1 chromosome 5, bAgePho1.hap1, whole genome shotgun sequence:
- the FAM107B gene encoding protein FAM107B isoform X2, protein MAEPDYIDDDNPELIRPQKLINPVKSSRNHQDLHRELLMNQKRGLAPQNKPELQKVMEKRKRDQVIKQQKEEEAQKKKSDLEIELLKRQQKLEQLELEKQKIQEEQENAPEFVKVKGNLRRTVQEATEAPDS, encoded by the exons ATGGCTGAACCAGACTACATAGATGACGACAATCCTGAATTAATTAGACCTCAGAAATTAATTAATCCTGTGAAGTCATCCCGGAATCATCAAGATCTCCATAGAGAGCTGCTTATGAATCAGAAAAG GGGTCTTGCACCTCAGAACAAACCAGAGCTACAGAAGGTGATGGAGAAAAGGAAACGAGATCAGGTTattaaacaacaaaaagaagagGAAGCACAGAAGAAGAAGTCAGACCTGGAAATAGAACTACTGAAACGGCAGCAGAAACTGGAGCAG CTGGAACTGGAGAAGCAGAAGATacaggaagagcaggaaaatgcGCCTGAATTTGTCAAAGTCAAGGGCAACTTGAGGAGGACGGTCCAGGAAGCAACAGAAGCACCAGACTCCTAG